Proteins from one Arcobacter sp. F2176 genomic window:
- a CDS encoding phage regulatory CII family protein — MTNTFLNTINYSIEKFCDSLGFNKTYFHQFLNCSQKQAPKFLNPNDDLKQLKVIDLISILDNLDTKHRKIILDNLCQKYDFVCLDSAITQSNNISLEHILLNITSTNGELSSNFLQALEDGNISHDENKLLKEIAYKFRSLLRIFEFKINGISND; from the coding sequence ATGACTAATACATTTTTAAACACAATTAATTACTCTATAGAAAAGTTTTGTGATTCTTTGGGATTTAATAAAACATACTTTCATCAGTTTTTAAATTGTTCGCAAAAACAAGCACCAAAATTCTTAAATCCAAATGATGATTTAAAACAATTAAAAGTAATAGATTTAATTTCAATATTAGATAATTTAGATACAAAACATAGAAAAATCATACTAGATAATCTATGCCAAAAATATGACTTCGTTTGTCTTGATTCTGCAATAACTCAAAGCAATAATATTTCATTAGAACATATTTTATTAAATATCACTTCGACTAATGGTGAATTATCATCAAATTTTCTTCAAGCTTTAGAAGATGGAAATATATCACATGATGAAAATAAATTATTAAAAGAAATAGCTTATAAATTTAGAAGTCTTTTAAGAATTTTTGAATTTAAAATTAATGGGATATCAAATGACTAG
- the hemB gene encoding porphobilinogen synthase has product MFKRLRRLRINENLRALVQETNLSPNDFIYPLFVVEGNGIKTEVASMPGVFQMSIDEILKECEYIQSIGLNSIILFGIPDVKDSVGSECLCDESIIARTIRAVKEKFPTMFVSTDLCFCEYTDHGHCGILDPKTQTVDNDKTLEISAQQALVHARAGADMIAPSGMMDGIIETLRTALDENGFTDLPIMAYSTKFASAYYGPFRDVADSTPSFGDRRSYQMNPANRREAIEESIQDENQGADILMVKPALAYLDIVRDIRNSSNLPLAVYNVSGEYALLKNAGIAGLIDYERTMMETLVSFKRAGADIIISYHAKEACELLNRK; this is encoded by the coding sequence ATGTTTAAAAGATTAAGAAGATTAAGAATTAATGAAAATTTAAGAGCACTAGTGCAAGAAACAAACCTAAGCCCAAATGATTTTATATATCCACTATTTGTAGTTGAAGGAAATGGTATTAAAACTGAAGTTGCATCTATGCCAGGTGTTTTTCAAATGAGTATTGATGAGATTTTAAAAGAGTGTGAATATATTCAAAGTATAGGTTTAAATTCAATTATTTTATTTGGTATTCCAGATGTTAAAGACTCTGTAGGAAGTGAATGTTTGTGTGATGAAAGTATAATAGCAAGAACAATAAGAGCTGTAAAAGAGAAGTTCCCTACTATGTTTGTATCTACTGATTTGTGTTTTTGTGAATATACAGACCATGGACATTGTGGAATACTTGACCCAAAAACTCAAACAGTTGATAATGATAAAACATTAGAAATATCTGCCCAACAAGCTCTTGTTCATGCACGTGCTGGTGCTGATATGATAGCTCCTAGTGGAATGATGGATGGTATTATTGAAACTTTAAGAACTGCTTTAGATGAAAATGGATTTACTGATTTACCCATCATGGCATATTCTACTAAATTTGCAAGTGCTTATTATGGTCCATTTAGAGATGTTGCTGATTCAACTCCATCTTTTGGTGATAGAAGATCTTATCAAATGAATCCAGCAAATAGAAGAGAAGCTATTGAAGAATCAATTCAAGATGAAAATCAAGGTGCAGATATACTTATGGTAAAACCAGCATTAGCATATTTGGATATTGTAAGAGATATTAGAAATAGTTCAAATCTACCATTAGCAGTTTATAATGTAAGTGGAGAATATGCCTTACTTAAAAATGCAGGAATTGCTGGGTTAATTGATTATGAAAGAACTATGATGGAAACTTTAGTGTCTTTTAAAAGAGCGGGTGCTGATATTATTATTTCATATCATGCAAAAGAAGCTTGTGAGCTTTTAAATAGAAAATAA
- a CDS encoding tyrosine-type recombinase/integrase: protein MTRPKNYTTSYPNIYYYISPKTNKKVYFGRYYKDRKQKTITLGSSLNTAIKKMNLIKKGISKKDSSKLVYNKEILKTHDKHSIEVLYFEYIDIEGKKWSTQELKTKKSRFKRWILPHFGKMNIHDVRYSHIQKFINDIDDKKLLARKTQENLKSSIQSFFKFCIKEGYLNTGNPAQYVDIKAYDNHVPMTLTLEQIIRFYQTIIDIDCHSSPNHSANLDNRKKRLMLILMIHGRRWNEAQNLCWSEIDFISNLYIIPAHKSKTKKTQKHKMTDFLRLELMELKVISNDGEDFLFINPQTKNPYSSINTFFKTIKKKADIPKTFRCQDFRHVVGTVAYQNLGIPLENIRDVLAHGSVTTTEIYSDKDSLNSRKVLTSLFELFGF, encoded by the coding sequence ATGACTAGACCTAAAAACTATACAACTAGTTATCCAAATATATATTATTATATTTCTCCTAAAACTAATAAAAAAGTATATTTTGGTAGATATTATAAAGATAGAAAACAAAAAACTATTACTTTAGGTTCTTCTTTAAATACTGCTATAAAAAAAATGAATCTTATAAAAAAAGGTATTTCAAAAAAAGATTCTTCTAAACTTGTTTATAATAAAGAAATTTTAAAAACTCATGATAAGCATTCTATTGAAGTTTTATATTTTGAGTATATAGATATAGAGGGTAAAAAATGGAGTACACAAGAGCTTAAAACTAAAAAGTCTAGGTTTAAAAGATGGATATTACCACACTTTGGAAAAATGAATATACATGATGTTAGATATTCGCATATTCAAAAGTTTATAAACGATATAGATGATAAAAAACTTCTAGCAAGAAAAACACAAGAGAATTTAAAATCAAGTATTCAATCATTTTTTAAATTCTGTATAAAAGAGGGTTATTTAAATACTGGAAACCCTGCACAATATGTTGATATTAAAGCCTATGATAATCATGTACCTATGACTTTAACTTTAGAGCAAATTATAAGATTCTATCAAACTATTATTGATATAGATTGTCATAGTTCCCCTAATCATAGTGCAAATTTAGATAATAGAAAAAAAAGATTAATGTTGATCCTTATGATTCATGGTAGAAGATGGAATGAAGCTCAAAATTTGTGTTGGTCTGAGATTGATTTTATTTCAAACTTATATATTATTCCCGCTCATAAGTCAAAAACTAAAAAAACTCAAAAACATAAAATGACAGATTTTTTAAGACTTGAATTGATGGAATTAAAAGTTATATCAAATGATGGTGAGGATTTTTTATTTATAAATCCACAAACTAAAAATCCTTATTCTTCAATAAATACATTTTTTAAAACTATCAAAAAGAAAGCAGATATTCCTAAAACTTTTAGATGTCAAGATTTTAGGCATGTCGTTGGAACTGTCGCATATCAAAACTTAGGTATACCACTAGAAAATATAAGAGATGTACTTGCACATGGTTCAGTTACAACAACTGAAATATATAGTGATAAAGATAGTTTAAACAGTAGAAAAGTTTTAACTTCTTTATTTGAATTGTTTGGATTTTAA
- a CDS encoding ComEA family DNA-binding protein, whose amino-acid sequence MKIILVLVLFCLALFAIDMNKASVEELKTLNGIGAKKAEAIVQYRTEHKCFKNKEDLLNVKGIGKGLLQKNEGKISFSTCK is encoded by the coding sequence ATGAAAATTATTTTGGTACTAGTGCTGTTTTGTTTGGCTTTATTTGCAATTGACATGAATAAAGCTTCTGTTGAGGAATTAAAAACACTAAATGGAATTGGAGCTAAAAAAGCTGAAGCAATCGTTCAATACAGAACTGAACATAAGTGTTTTAAAAACAAAGAAGATCTTTTAAATGTAAAAGGTATAGGGAAAGGACTCTTGCAAAAAAATGAAGGTAAAATCTCATTTTCTACTTGTAAATAA
- a CDS encoding entericidin EcnAB: MKKFLALITLVTFIVVLSGCATWNGVKKDTSDAYDATKEAIHDATK; encoded by the coding sequence ATGAAAAAATTTTTAGCTCTTATCACATTGGTAACATTTATTGTTGTATTAAGTGGATGTGCTACATGGAATGGTGTTAAAAAAGACACTTCTGATGCCTATGATGCGACAAAAGAAGCTATTCATGATGCAACAAAGTAG
- a CDS encoding PAS domain-containing sensor histidine kinase, giving the protein MSQTYQEAIENSNIVSKTDINGIITFVNDEFCKISGYKYEELIGSNHNIVRHPDIPKSNFTLLWDTILNKKPYKATVKNLTKDGKTVYLNTTITPILDENDKIKEFIAIRYDVTEEVELKKRLEKKEIELEELNKDLENRVFYKTKELKELNKTLEHRVKEEIIKNEEKQKLLFLQSRMASLGQMLGNIAHQWRQPLTELNLTLFNMKKFFNTNEKEKLDELYIESKNLISSMSSTIDDFSNFFNPQKDKKSFEIKKAVDEAILILKKVIKDINLNIDVPLNYQVLGVLNELTQVIINLIQNSKDAFILNHTDKKIIQIKLSEEKFLGKKYAKLEIIDNAGGISKDNLDKIFDPYFTTKHKSQGTGLGLFMSKMIIEKSLEGELIHKNFENGSNFTIFIPLNN; this is encoded by the coding sequence ATGAGCCAAACTTATCAAGAGGCAATTGAAAATTCAAATATAGTATCAAAAACTGATATTAATGGAATAATAACTTTTGTCAATGATGAGTTTTGCAAAATTTCTGGATATAAATATGAAGAATTAATTGGTTCAAATCATAATATTGTAAGACATCCCGATATCCCAAAGAGTAACTTTACTCTACTTTGGGATACTATTTTAAATAAAAAACCATACAAAGCTACAGTTAAAAATCTCACAAAAGATGGGAAAACTGTTTATTTAAATACTACGATTACTCCTATTTTAGATGAAAATGATAAAATAAAAGAGTTTATTGCTATAAGATATGATGTAACAGAAGAAGTTGAATTAAAAAAAAGATTAGAAAAAAAAGAAATAGAGTTAGAAGAATTAAATAAAGATTTAGAAAATAGAGTTTTTTATAAAACAAAAGAGTTAAAAGAATTAAATAAAACTTTGGAACATAGAGTAAAAGAAGAAATTATAAAGAATGAAGAGAAACAAAAACTTCTATTTCTACAATCAAGAATGGCAAGTTTAGGTCAAATGTTAGGAAATATTGCTCACCAATGGAGACAACCTTTAACTGAGCTTAATCTTACACTTTTTAATATGAAAAAGTTCTTTAATACAAATGAAAAAGAGAAACTAGATGAGCTTTATATTGAGAGCAAAAATTTGATATCTAGTATGTCTTCTACAATAGATGATTTTTCAAACTTTTTTAATCCACAAAAAGATAAAAAAAGTTTTGAGATAAAAAAAGCAGTTGATGAAGCTATTTTAATTTTAAAGAAAGTTATAAAAGATATAAACTTAAATATAGATGTACCATTAAATTATCAAGTTCTAGGTGTATTAAATGAACTTACTCAAGTGATTATTAATCTAATTCAAAACTCAAAAGATGCCTTTATACTTAACCATACAGATAAAAAAATCATACAAATAAAGTTAAGTGAAGAAAAATTTTTAGGCAAAAAATATGCAAAGCTAGAAATAATAGATAATGCAGGTGGAATTAGTAAAGATAACTTAGATAAAATATTTGACCCTTATTTTACAACAAAACATAAAAGTCAAGGTACAGGATTGGGATTGTTTATGTCAAAAATGATTATTGAAAAAAGTTTAGAAGGTGAGCTAATTCATAAAAACTTTGAAAATGGTTCTAATTTTACAATTTTTATCCCCTTAAATAATTAG
- a CDS encoding helix-turn-helix domain-containing protein, whose translation MNYFDEVFNRLKEKLNIKTDKEMYEYMGIIQGTFTNWRRREKIPYKEINSICIIEKLDLNYILNGEKSEKLIKNINFKEENHKIIEEADNKMNEIFYHILNAERLKIKE comes from the coding sequence ATGAATTATTTTGATGAAGTCTTTAACAGATTAAAAGAAAAATTAAACATAAAAACAGATAAAGAAATGTACGAATATATGGGAATTATACAAGGTACATTTACCAACTGGAGAAGAAGAGAAAAAATTCCATATAAAGAAATAAATTCAATTTGTATTATTGAAAAATTAGATTTAAATTATATTTTAAATGGAGAAAAATCAGAAAAATTAATAAAAAACATTAATTTTAAAGAAGAAAACCACAAAATAATAGAAGAAGCAGATAATAAAATGAATGAAATTTTTTATCATATATTAAATGCTGAAAGATTAAAAATAAAGGAATAG
- a CDS encoding DNA cytosine methyltransferase, with the protein MNYLTLSIFSGLDLLGQAFQNNGFCVVSAGDIQWGKDIRQFKPIKNIFGGVVGGPPCQDFSGLNRNPKNYSLEMLQEFKRIVLESSCDWALLENVKGVPDLDIEGYYHQRIDINQGWYSDTSRLRHIQFYCKKEFYLNIPRGQMKNINNTCALASDNRSYKELLKLQGLPQDFNLDSFTLKGKKKLVGNAVPFVIGDVLAKEVKRVMINFYKECDTTVQINKSDLAAQQNIVTDPDIKIYVTDRSRFCACGCKRVLTGNKKYYDFSCRKRAERKRKREKKVSPLAGLTRGSKWDI; encoded by the coding sequence GTGAATTATTTAACATTATCAATATTTAGTGGTCTAGATTTATTAGGCCAAGCTTTCCAAAATAATGGCTTTTGTGTTGTTTCAGCAGGTGATATACAATGGGGAAAAGATATAAGACAATTTAAACCTATTAAAAATATATTTGGTGGTGTTGTTGGTGGTCCTCCATGTCAAGACTTTTCAGGACTTAATCGAAATCCTAAAAATTACTCTTTAGAAATGTTACAAGAGTTTAAACGAATTGTTTTAGAAAGTTCTTGTGACTGGGCTCTTTTAGAAAATGTAAAAGGTGTTCCAGATTTAGATATAGAGGGTTATTATCATCAACGAATAGATATTAATCAAGGTTGGTACTCTGATACATCTAGATTAAGACATATTCAATTTTATTGTAAAAAAGAATTTTATTTAAATATTCCAAGGGGTCAAATGAAAAATATAAATAATACTTGTGCTTTGGCATCAGATAATAGATCATATAAAGAACTATTAAAGCTTCAAGGATTACCACAAGATTTTAATTTAGATTCTTTTACATTAAAAGGTAAAAAGAAACTTGTAGGTAATGCTGTACCTTTTGTTATTGGTGATGTTTTAGCAAAAGAAGTAAAAAGAGTAATGATTAATTTTTATAAAGAATGTGACACAACTGTACAAATAAATAAAAGTGACTTAGCAGCACAACAAAATATTGTGACTGATCCTGATATTAAAATTTATGTGACTGATCGGTCACGGTTTTGTGCTTGTGGTTGTAAGCGTGTCTTAACAGGTAACAAAAAATATTACGATTTTTCATGCAGAAAAAGAGCAGAACGAAAAAGAAAAAGAGAAAAAAAAGTTAGTCCCCTTGCTGGATTAACAAGGGGGTCTAAGTGGGACATTTAG
- a CDS encoding nucleoside 2-deoxyribosyltransferase, whose translation MKKIYIAGFDVFKQESIQIGENYSSLCKEYGYEGLYPLDNVVDFNQNKQKIAQDIYKANVELIHQSDIVIANLNQFRGKEADSGTIWECGYAKAIGKDVYGYMENNQSYLDSFKDEEKKLLNNVYVDNANMIIEDFDYSINLMIACSVKQIISGNFEDVLKFINNK comes from the coding sequence ATGAAAAAAATATATATTGCTGGATTTGATGTTTTTAAACAAGAATCTATACAAATAGGAGAAAACTACTCTAGCCTTTGTAAAGAGTATGGATATGAAGGATTGTATCCTTTAGATAATGTTGTTGATTTTAATCAAAATAAACAAAAGATAGCACAAGATATTTATAAAGCAAATGTTGAATTAATACATCAATCAGATATTGTTATTGCAAACTTGAATCAATTCCGTGGCAAAGAGGCTGATTCTGGCACAATTTGGGAGTGTGGATATGCAAAGGCTATAGGGAAAGATGTTTATGGCTATATGGAAAACAATCAAAGTTATTTAGATAGCTTTAAAGATGAGGAAAAGAAACTTCTTAATAATGTATATGTTGATAATGCCAATATGATTATTGAAGATTTTGATTATTCTATAAATTTAATGATTGCCTGTAGTGTTAAACAGATTATATCTGGAAATTTCGAAGATGTTTTAAAGTTTATAAATAATAAATAA
- a CDS encoding uroporphyrinogen-III synthase, whose translation MKKIEQIIPTLKLIYFDYDYKKNIFLNEVDYINENIKKEFFKITYVLSKNNIRFDILENNNMIVINKRFSIFDRIKNKIKNKIEDYNNSKENIYLLNNQKRKWAKNIPLFEIKYLKKDINLTKFDALVFSSKHGVMGIDNVNSDWKNIPSYVIGKESAKKVKELGGYISLIANKSNTYEFTNELIYELKNKKVLYIRGNKITSNISDDLNKNGILSEEVIIYENNYVEPLIKEILPKNSKIIFSSPSTVEYFFKTFKWHHSFKAISIGETTLKYFPSNIKPILSEKTSISSCIKKAILL comes from the coding sequence ATGAAAAAAATTGAACAAATTATTCCAACACTTAAACTTATTTATTTTGACTATGATTATAAAAAAAACATTTTTTTAAATGAAGTAGATTATATTAATGAGAATATAAAAAAAGAATTTTTTAAAATTACTTATGTACTTTCAAAAAATAATATAAGATTTGATATTCTCGAAAATAATAATATGATAGTAATTAATAAAAGGTTTTCTATTTTTGATAGAATTAAAAATAAAATAAAAAATAAAATAGAAGATTATAATAATTCAAAAGAAAATATCTATCTATTGAATAATCAAAAGAGAAAATGGGCAAAAAACATTCCTTTATTTGAAATAAAATATTTAAAAAAAGATATAAATCTTACAAAATTTGATGCTTTAGTATTTAGCTCAAAACATGGTGTTATGGGTATTGATAATGTTAATAGTGATTGGAAAAATATCCCTTCTTATGTTATTGGAAAAGAAAGTGCAAAAAAAGTTAAAGAATTAGGTGGATATATTAGTTTAATTGCGAATAAGAGCAATACTTATGAATTTACAAACGAATTGATATATGAATTAAAAAATAAAAAAGTTTTATATATAAGAGGCAATAAAATTACATCAAATATATCAGATGATTTAAATAAAAATGGCATTTTATCAGAAGAAGTGATTATTTATGAAAACAATTATGTAGAACCTTTGATTAAAGAGATTTTGCCAAAAAATTCAAAGATAATATTTTCCTCACCTTCTACTGTAGAATACTTTTTTAAAACCTTTAAATGGCATCATAGCTTTAAGGCAATATCAATTGGAGAAACAACTTTAAAGTATTTTCCTTCTAATATTAAACCAATACTTTCAGAAAAGACTTCGATAAGTTCTTGTATAAAAAAAGCAATACTTTTATAA
- the ribA gene encoding GTP cyclohydrolase II, which produces MNIEESNIANLPTTHGNFQIQSFKEHHKEHLVIFSKNLGDVVNVRVHSECLTGDAIGSLKCDCQAQLNFSLDYINKNSGMVIYLRQEGRNIGLLNKVNAYALQDKGFNTIEANHQLGFQADERTYEIVEYILNKFNIKKINLITNNPHKIESLANIEIVKRIPVVVGENENNKGYLKVKKEEMGHLL; this is translated from the coding sequence ATGAATATAGAAGAATCAAATATTGCAAATTTACCAACAACACATGGTAATTTTCAAATACAATCTTTTAAAGAACATCACAAAGAACATTTAGTAATTTTTTCAAAAAATTTAGGTGATGTTGTAAATGTAAGAGTACATTCAGAATGCTTAACAGGAGATGCAATTGGCTCATTAAAGTGTGATTGCCAAGCCCAATTAAATTTCTCATTAGATTATATAAATAAAAATAGTGGTATGGTTATATACTTAAGACAAGAAGGAAGAAATATAGGTTTACTTAATAAAGTAAATGCTTATGCCCTACAAGATAAAGGATTTAATACAATCGAAGCAAATCATCAATTAGGTTTTCAAGCTGATGAAAGAACTTATGAAATAGTAGAATATATTTTAAATAAATTTAATATCAAAAAAATAAATTTAATAACAAATAATCCGCATAAAATTGAAAGTTTAGCTAATATAGAAATTGTAAAAAGAATTCCCGTAGTTGTGGGAGAAAATGAGAATAATAAAGGCTATTTAAAAGTCAAAAAAGAAGAAATGGGGCATTTGCTATAG
- the rsmG gene encoding 16S rRNA (guanine(527)-N(7))-methyltransferase RsmG gives MKINNLKELNLEEDFLPKCEEFKKTLQHWGKVHNLSAELEDEKIEKNIYDSIYVLKFIKEYKTVADIGTGAGYPGLILAMARPNIKFYLIEPRAKRVAFLNFIKNSLKLDNVEILCNRVEYVKDIKVDLITSRAVTNTSLLLDLTKDISSENTSYLFYKGSMLESELEEAKIHNYEIIKKDEKRNYLYINKGNK, from the coding sequence GTGAAAATAAATAATTTAAAAGAGTTAAATTTAGAAGAAGATTTTTTACCAAAATGTGAAGAGTTTAAAAAGACTTTACAGCATTGGGGCAAAGTACATAATCTTTCAGCTGAATTAGAAGATGAGAAAATAGAAAAGAATATATATGATTCTATTTATGTTTTAAAATTTATAAAAGAGTATAAAACTGTTGCAGATATAGGAACAGGAGCTGGTTATCCTGGGCTTATTTTAGCAATGGCAAGACCTAATATTAAATTTTATTTAATAGAACCTAGAGCAAAAAGAGTTGCTTTTTTAAATTTTATTAAAAACTCACTAAAATTGGATAATGTAGAGATATTATGCAATAGAGTAGAGTATGTAAAAGATATTAAAGTTGATTTAATCACTTCAAGAGCAGTTACGAATACTTCTTTATTATTAGACTTAACAAAAGATATTTCAAGTGAAAATACATCTTATTTATTTTATAAAGGTAGTATGCTTGAATCAGAACTTGAAGAAGCAAAAATACATAACTATGAAATAATCAAAAAAGATGAAAAAAGAAATTACTTATATATAAATAAAGGAAACAAGTAA
- the glyS gene encoding glycine--tRNA ligase subunit beta: MNKPLLIEIGVEELPAIPFLKELPNIEKKWSDILEKFKLSTDFDFFYTPRRLVLWHREFNLTQEDTTVEQYGAPIAIAYKDGKPTGAAIGFAKKCGIEVDDIKTINNGKDEVLYFKKEEKGKDSKDLLNEMINEFINALDFGKSMRWASRTDSFIRPIRSLIMMLGEEIVEGEIYGVKSSNKSFAHRMVSYEAFSFDFAGDYFCKLDKNGVILYPEDRKKIILNQMKDIESQNNLKIDIDPELLEEIVAITEYPTALLGSFDEEFLELPEEVIVTSMKEHQRYFAVYKDGKLSNNFIVVSNSKTEDFSFIVAGNEKVLRPRLSDAMFFYKNDLNNGLSNEGLKNLVFVDGLGSMYEKCEREVKIASYLAQIFEVKEKELLTKAVMLSKADLMSEMVYEFTELQGLMGYYYAKAAGEDELVFTALKEQYLPDGEDSDLPSNKFSAIVALSYKLDNLMGLFSVGKIPTGSKDPFGLRRAAAGIVKIAMEHKVEVNLSNIIDNLLDTYNGLKKEKLIEFFNERLFKIFDVNPSVIKAVLGSREGDIYKISQKICALNPIVLSDDFKESSTTFKRVANIIKDININSLLSVDESLFEQEEEKNLYETYTLLINKKYNSYEEELDALFSLKPKLDKFFDNVFVNHENENIKTNRKNLIGLVYQAFRNIADIKEITI; the protein is encoded by the coding sequence ATGAATAAACCATTATTAATTGAAATAGGTGTTGAAGAACTACCTGCTATACCATTTTTAAAAGAGTTACCAAATATTGAAAAAAAATGGAGTGATATTTTAGAAAAATTTAAACTATCAACTGATTTTGACTTTTTTTATACTCCAAGAAGGTTGGTTCTTTGGCATAGAGAATTTAATTTAACGCAAGAAGATACAACTGTTGAACAATACGGAGCTCCTATTGCAATTGCTTATAAAGATGGAAAACCAACAGGTGCAGCAATTGGTTTTGCAAAAAAATGTGGAATAGAAGTAGATGATATTAAAACAATTAATAATGGAAAAGATGAAGTTTTATACTTTAAAAAAGAAGAGAAAGGAAAAGATTCAAAAGATTTATTAAATGAAATGATAAATGAATTTATTAATGCACTTGATTTTGGAAAATCTATGAGATGGGCTAGTAGAACGGATAGTTTTATAAGACCTATACGAAGTCTAATAATGATGTTAGGGGAAGAAATAGTTGAGGGTGAAATTTATGGTGTAAAAAGTTCAAATAAATCTTTCGCTCATAGAATGGTCTCTTATGAAGCATTTAGCTTTGATTTTGCAGGAGATTACTTTTGTAAGTTAGATAAAAATGGAGTAATTTTATATCCAGAAGATAGAAAAAAGATTATATTAAATCAAATGAAAGATATAGAATCACAAAACAATCTAAAAATAGATATAGATCCTGAATTATTAGAAGAGATTGTTGCAATAACAGAATATCCAACAGCTCTATTGGGTAGTTTTGATGAAGAGTTTTTAGAGTTACCAGAAGAAGTAATTGTAACTTCAATGAAAGAACACCAAAGATACTTTGCAGTTTATAAAGATGGAAAACTATCAAATAACTTTATTGTTGTATCAAACTCTAAAACAGAAGATTTCTCTTTTATAGTTGCTGGAAATGAAAAAGTTTTAAGACCAAGATTATCAGATGCTATGTTCTTTTATAAAAATGATTTAAATAATGGATTATCAAATGAAGGTTTGAAAAATCTAGTTTTCGTAGATGGACTAGGTTCTATGTATGAAAAATGTGAAAGAGAAGTAAAAATAGCTTCATATTTAGCCCAAATATTTGAAGTAAAAGAAAAAGAGTTATTAACTAAAGCAGTGATGCTTTCAAAAGCTGATTTGATGTCTGAAATGGTTTATGAGTTTACTGAATTACAAGGACTTATGGGATATTACTATGCAAAAGCTGCAGGAGAAGATGAGTTAGTTTTTACAGCTTTAAAAGAACAATATTTACCTGATGGTGAAGACTCAGATTTACCTTCAAATAAATTCTCTGCAATAGTTGCCTTGTCTTATAAACTTGATAACCTTATGGGACTTTTTAGCGTTGGTAAGATTCCAACTGGTTCAAAAGATCCATTTGGATTAAGACGAGCAGCAGCTGGTATTGTAAAAATTGCTATGGAACACAAAGTTGAAGTAAATCTTTCAAATATAATTGATAATTTATTAGATACTTACAATGGATTAAAAAAAGAAAAATTAATTGAATTTTTCAATGAAAGATTATTTAAAATATTTGATGTAAACCCATCTGTAATAAAAGCAGTATTAGGGAGTAGAGAAGGGGATATTTATAAAATTTCTCAAAAAATTTGTGCTCTTAATCCAATAGTATTAAGCGATGACTTTAAAGAATCATCAACGACTTTTAAAAGAGTAGCAAATATCATTAAAGATATTAATATAAATAGTTTATTAAGTGTTGATGAATCTTTATTTGAACAAGAAGAAGAAAAAAATTTATATGAAACTTATACTCTGTTAATAAATAAAAAATATAATTCTTATGAAGAAGAACTTGATGCCCTATTTTCTTTAAAGCCAAAATTAGATAAATTTTTCGATAATGTTTTTGTAAATCATGAAAATGAAAACATAAAAACAAATAGAAAAAATCTAATAGGACTTGTTTATCAGGCTTTTAGAAATATCGCAGATATTAAAGAGATTACAATATAA
- a CDS encoding PP0621 family protein: protein MVFKALAVLIILFIVYILFFKKRRESEIGNKKTKREESISDIMEECPTCKTYVSKKEAILSNGKYYCSKECLQ from the coding sequence ATGGTATTTAAAGCATTAGCAGTACTTATTATTTTATTTATTGTTTATATTCTATTTTTTAAAAAAAGAAGAGAGAGTGAAATCGGCAATAAAAAGACAAAAAGAGAAGAATCTATCTCAGATATAATGGAAGAGTGTCCCACTTGCAAAACTTATGTCTCAAAAAAAGAAGCCATATTAAGTAATGGGAAATACTACTGTTCAAAGGAGTGTCTACAATGA